In Nitrospirota bacterium, a genomic segment contains:
- the surE gene encoding 5'/3'-nucleotidase SurE, with the protein MPVILVTNDDGVYSQGIMALAKALKPSGNVYVVAPEREQSAVGHALTLHRPLRADKIKNGVYSINGTPTDCVILAVNKLLPSASGGRPDIVVSGINRGGNLGDDITYSGTVSAAIEGTLLGIPSIAVSLVGEKDFHFQEAAKFAARLAGIVLKKGLPPDTLLNVNIPNGVDIKGIKFTRQGKRAYDNSIQEMSDPRGRRHYWIGGGSPLWGPGEDTDFQAVQNGFISVTPIYLDLTSYNTLKYLKENWKTLK; encoded by the coding sequence ATGCCTGTTATACTTGTTACAAATGATGATGGTGTGTATTCACAGGGGATTATGGCTCTGGCTAAGGCACTGAAACCCTCGGGAAATGTTTATGTGGTTGCTCCAGAGAGAGAACAGAGCGCTGTTGGTCATGCGCTTACCCTCCACAGACCCCTCAGGGCTGATAAAATAAAGAATGGCGTGTATAGCATAAACGGCACCCCTACAGATTGCGTGATATTGGCTGTTAACAAGCTTCTTCCCTCCGCCTCAGGCGGAAGGCCTGATATTGTTGTTTCGGGTATCAATAGAGGCGGCAACCTCGGGGATGACATAACGTATTCAGGGACAGTGTCTGCGGCTATAGAGGGGACACTTCTTGGCATACCATCCATTGCTGTCTCTCTGGTCGGAGAAAAGGATTTCCATTTTCAGGAGGCTGCTAAGTTTGCCGCAAGACTTGCAGGCATTGTCCTGAAAAAAGGATTACCACCTGATACCCTTTTAAATGTGAATATTCCCAACGGCGTGGATATTAAAGGTATAAAGTTTACAAGACAAGGCAAGAGGGCTTATGACAATTCCATACAGGAGATGTCCGACCCGCGAGGCAGGAGGCATTACTGGATAGGTGGGGGCTCTCCCCTCTGGGGGCCAGGCGAGGATACAGATTTTCAGGCTGTACAGAATGGTTTTATATCCGTTACCCCAATCTACCTCGACCTGACAAGTTACAATACCCTTAAATATCTCAAGGAGAACTGGAAGACCCTGAAATAA
- a CDS encoding sigma-54-dependent Fis family transcriptional regulator yields the protein MLLQDNYEIFTAENGREALKVFSTKSINLVLLDILMPDMSGIDVLKKIKEAGNGVEVVMVTAVSDIKIGVEAMKLGAYDYITKPFEINNVLAVVKRAIEKQSLLMEVKYLKHEIERYHEFENIVGKNKKMIELYKLIDKVSPTDSTVLILGESGTGKELVARAIHKRSLRAEKPFIAIGCAAIPEGLLECELFGAEKGAFTGAYSLKIGKFELAHRGTIFLDEVDCLSLSLQAKLLRVLQEKEAVRVGGSRSIKTDVRIVASSNKDLKKEVEAGNFREDLFYRLNVIPITLPPLRERKDDIPLLVTHFLNEYNKTMNKQIQGFSKEVIDAFIKYDWPGNIRELKNIIERIVVLVDKKIVSMHNLPIDVIMHIKVPINELPLREAQFEFERQYLLKIMEKTRWNKTRAAKALGIHRNTLLLKLNQLGLKRPQ from the coding sequence ATGCTTCTTCAAGATAACTACGAGATATTTACCGCAGAAAACGGCAGAGAGGCCCTGAAGGTTTTCTCAACGAAAAGCATCAACCTTGTGCTCCTGGACATCCTGATGCCTGATATGAGCGGTATAGATGTATTAAAAAAGATAAAAGAAGCAGGCAATGGAGTAGAAGTTGTGATGGTTACAGCAGTCAGTGACATAAAGATTGGTGTGGAAGCCATGAAGCTCGGCGCATATGATTATATAACAAAGCCCTTTGAAATCAATAATGTTCTGGCTGTAGTTAAAAGAGCGATTGAGAAACAAAGTCTCCTCATGGAAGTTAAATACCTGAAACATGAGATAGAGCGCTACCACGAATTCGAGAATATTGTTGGAAAAAATAAAAAGATGATTGAACTTTATAAGCTAATTGACAAGGTTAGCCCCACTGATTCCACTGTCCTGATACTGGGAGAAAGCGGCACAGGAAAAGAGCTTGTTGCAAGGGCAATCCACAAAAGAAGCCTTCGCGCTGAAAAACCATTTATTGCAATAGGCTGTGCGGCAATTCCAGAAGGCCTCCTCGAATGCGAACTTTTCGGTGCTGAAAAAGGGGCATTTACAGGCGCCTATTCCCTTAAAATCGGCAAATTCGAACTTGCCCATAGGGGCACTATTTTCCTGGATGAAGTGGACTGCCTTAGCTTAAGCCTTCAGGCAAAACTCTTAAGAGTCCTGCAGGAGAAAGAAGCAGTCCGCGTAGGAGGTTCGAGATCCATAAAAACCGATGTAAGGATTGTTGCATCTTCAAATAAAGACCTAAAAAAAGAAGTAGAGGCTGGCAATTTCAGGGAGGATTTATTTTACAGGCTCAATGTAATACCCATAACATTACCACCTCTCAGAGAAAGGAAAGACGATATTCCATTGCTTGTAACGCATTTTTTAAACGAATACAACAAAACGATGAACAAACAGATCCAGGGGTTTTCAAAAGAGGTGATAGATGCCTTTATCAAATACGACTGGCCTGGAAACATCAGAGAGCTTAAAAACATCATTGAACGAATTGTAGTCCTCGTGGATAAAAAAATAGTCTCTATGCATAACCTTCCAATAGACGTCATCATGCACATAAAAGTCCCTATCAATGAACTTCCCCTCAGAGAGGCCCAGTTTGAGTTTGAGAGGCAGTACCTCTTAAAAATCATGGAAAAAACAAGGTGGAACAAGACAAGGGCAGCCAAGGCCCTCGGCATACACAGAAATACACTGCTTTTGAAACTAAACCAGCTCGGTTTAAAGCGGCCACAATAA
- a CDS encoding HTH domain-containing protein, with amino-acid sequence MKIKRVRIEIKRLDDALKEAGEVFEKLSRGEHVQKKTAIYFSNLKEMRKVLTERRLELLKAIKDKKPVSVYELAKMVGRDIKNVLQDIAYLQELGLVEITETKDKKVPRVDYDKIAFEVAI; translated from the coding sequence ATGAAGATTAAAAGGGTCAGGATAGAGATAAAGAGACTTGATGATGCATTAAAAGAGGCTGGAGAGGTCTTTGAAAAACTCTCAAGGGGAGAGCATGTTCAGAAAAAAACGGCAATCTATTTTAGCAATCTCAAGGAGATGCGAAAAGTTCTTACTGAAAGACGTTTGGAACTTTTAAAGGCAATTAAGGATAAAAAACCTGTCTCTGTGTATGAGCTTGCAAAAATGGTCGGCAGAGACATTAAAAATGTTTTACAGGACATTGCTTATTTACAAGAACTCGGGCTTGTAGAGATAACAGAAACCAAGGATAAGAAAGTTCCTCGTGTGGATTACGATAAGATTGCCTTTGAGGTGGCGATTTAG